Genomic DNA from Chloroflexia bacterium SDU3-3:
GCCCAGCTGCTGCCAGCGCGACAGGAACGGCGGGCAGATGCTATGGCCGCTCTCGGGGAACAGCTGGCACTCGGGCGGCGCGCTCTCCACCTTGGGCAGCGTGGTCCAGTCGATGCCAAACTGCTTGAGCACCGCCGTGCCCAGGTGGCCCAGCTGCACCGCGTAGGATGTGCCCGCCAGATCGGGGAAGTACTCCAGGCGGGCGCGCTCGAAGTACTGCACGGTCTTGGGTCGCCCGCTGCCTGCGGCAGGCTCGGTCACCTCCTCGGTCAGGGGGTAGCCAAAGCGCTGCAGGCCGCCGTTGCTCTGCCAGAAGCTGAGGAAGCCGCCGCGCACCGAGTGACCGGTCTCGGCGAAGTAGCGCCCGCCGCTCTGCACCGCCGGGTCGAACTCCAGATAGGTCGGCGAGCCTTGCTCATCCAGCTTCAGCGACAGCACACCGTTCACCGGGTAGATCACATAGCGGATCTCGCCGTTCCAGCGCCGCACCATGGCCTCGCGGCAGTTGCAGGGGATATTCACCACCTGATCGGCGCGGTCGGTGTTCCAGAGCACATCCACCCGGCGCTCGCCCTCGAAGCGGAACCAGTAGGTGGCTGGCAGATCGGGCTGGCGTCCGTTGGCGAAGGTAGACTTCAGGTAGCTGCCGCGCAGCAGCTCGGCCATGGTGCGGTAGGCCAGGAAGGCTGGCTTGCGCAGGTTGGGGTCGGCCACATTCAGCGGGAAGGTGCGCCGGATCAGGCCGTAGTGAAACTCTGGCTCGTTGGAGTTATAGTTGGGCTGATCGTAGACCGACGAGCTCATGTCGTTGCGGAAGTCGTACCAGAAGATCTTCTCGACGCTGGGGTGGGCGATCGCCAGCACATACAGCCGCACCATGAACTGGGCCTGCTGATCTAGCCCCACGCCCACATTCCAGCCGCTGGATGGAAAGCCCACCTCGGTGAGCCAGACCGGCTTCGCGCCGTACTTGCGCATCATGGCGTCCAGATGCTCCATCTCGTCGGGGAAGGTCTGGCCAGTGTCGCGACGCCATGGCGAGCCTTCGGGGGCGTCGGGGCGGTAGGGGTGGATGGCCAGCACATCGAACAGCTGCCACGCGCCCAGCTTGCCCAGCTGGTCGAGATAGTCGAAGTAGTCGTAGGTATAGGGCGAGGGCGGCTCGCTCCACACGCTGGCTAGGCCGCTCAGCACAATCACCGCGTTGGGATCGGCGGCCTTGGCCGCATCGCGGGCCACATTCAGCACCCGCACGTAGTCGGCGATGGTGTACAGGCCGCTCTCGTAGCCAAAATGCTTGAGGTTCGGCTCGTTCCAGATCTCCCAGTAGCGGATCTGGCCGGTGCGACCGTAGCGCGCCACGGTCTGGTACACATAGTCGCCCCACGCGCCGATCCACTCGTTGATATTGGGCGCGGTGCCCTTGGTCCATGCCGGGTTGTAGTCCAGCAGGCCCAAGATGCTGATATTGGCGTTGTGCAGGGCGCCAATGCTCATGTCATAGTCGTACAGCCCGGCGTCGTTGCCGCCCCAGCGAAACTCGCCGCCCGGCGAGAACTGCACCTCGTGCCAGAAGATCTCCTCGCGCACCCACTGGACATTCGCCTCCTGCAGCAGCTGGATGTAGGAGGACATCTCGTCGCGGCGCACGCGGTTGGCCACATTAGCCACCATGCCGAAGGGGGTGCTCTTGTCCCGCCAGGGCAGGTCTTCCGCCTGGGCCTCGTGCGGCGGCACCAGGGCGACCGTCAGCAGGATGGGGATGAAAAGGGCTACCAGCAGACGGCGTACATTGCATCGATCCAAGGGCCACCTCAAAGATGTGTTACAGCATGCGTATAGGTGAAGTGTGGCTCGGTATAGCCAAAACATGGCATCACAGAGGGCGCGCCGCAGCATAGATGCAGCACGCCAAAGCCGCTTCGCTTGACCCGCCGACGCCACGGCAGCGCAGGATACGCGACCGTCGGCGTGATGTTAAACGAGAAAACAGGCTGTTCTTTCCACATGTAGGGGCGCTACCGATGCGCGTAGGAGCACGGTCGGGGTGTCCGTAGTAGGGCGGCGCGAGGGCGCTGCCTGCCGCGCGAGGGTGGAGGTACGATGGTTAGGAAAGCAGGTCGCGCACCAGATGCAGCACCTGATCGATCTCAAAGGGCTTCTGGATGATAACCGCGCCATCGGCCTCTAGATCCGCAAACCAGGGCTTGCGGCTCAGCGCTGTCATGATGAACACGGGGATGCCCTCATCCTGCAGCGTCTCTTTCATGCGCTGGAAGGTCTCGACGCCGTCGAGCTGGGGCATCATAATATCGCTCATCACCAGGTTGGGCTTGAGCGTGTGCAGCTTCTCGATGCCCTCTTCGCCATTATTCGCCAGCACCACCTCGTAGCCGGCATCGCGCAGAGCTATCTCAAGAACCGTCTGGAGCGCGAGATCATCATCGATGATTAGGACGGTCTGCTTTGCGGTCATATCCTTCTCCCATTGTCGTGCCGTCACGTTCATCGGCTGGGCTATTATAGCAGAAGAATAGACGCGGGCTTCAGCGCGGCAGCTGGGGCGCGGCGCGCACGCTACGCTCGGAACGGTAGGTGACCAGGCCGGTGGGGCCGCCGGGCACGCGCCGCACATGCTTGCGCCGCGCCACCTCCACATCGGCGGCGGCCTCGCCGCGCGCGCTGCTGAAGTAGGCGGCCAGCGCGGCGGCCTCGTGGATGGTGCGCTCGGGCACGCCGTCGCCGCCCTTGATCACCACGTGGGCGCCGGGGATGCCGCGCACGTGCAGCCACAGGTCGTCGGGGGCGGCCACGTGGAAGGTGACGTGCTCGTTCTGGCTGGCGCTGCGCCCCACATAGATGGTGTAGCCATCGCTGGATGTGGTGCGCAGCGGCGGCTGGCGGCGCAGCTTCAGGCGCTTCTTGCCGCTGGGCTTCAGGTAGTCCTGGTCCTCGGCCTCGCGGGCGATCTCCTCGATCTGGTCGAAGCTGTCGGCGATGGCCAGCAGGGCCAGCCGCTCGTCCAGCCCGGCGATGCGGGCCTCGGTGGCGGCCAGCAGCTCGGGCACGTGGGCCAGCGCGCCCTTGGCCTTGTCGTAGGTGCGAAAGCGGGCCTGGGCGTTCTCCACTGGCGTTAGGCCGGGGTTCAGCGCAATCTTCTCGCCCTCCACCTCCAGCTCGATCTGGCCGGGGCGGATGCTGTGCAGGAAGGCGTAGATCATCTCGCCCTCCCAGCGGGTGCGGTCGAGCGTGCTGGCCTGCTGCATCTGTTCGGCCAGCTGGCGGCGCTGGCGGTCCAGGCGCTCGCGGGTCTCGCCCAGGGCCACGGCCAGGGCCGCGCGCCGCTGCGCGTGCGAGGTGAGCTGCTCGCGGGCGGCGTAGAAGGCCTCCAGCGCGGCACTCATGCTGGGCTGCGGCTCGCCCCCGCC
This window encodes:
- a CDS encoding fibronectin/fibrinogen-binding protein yields the protein MYFDTLTLAAVADELRATIVGGRVQRVVRPNALSIALEIYNRGRRHHLLMSAHPQHARVHLLGARASRGVEGETPMLLLMRKYVLGGHILGIEQPDLERIILLSIAKGPAARNTGDPAPDEPEEQLDELHRTELVVEAMDRRSNIILVGDDNIIKESVRHVSPLMSRRPVQPREPYELPPRQDKLNPRRATAAGLQHLAETTAEADFARALVSAYSGLSPQVAREVVFRATGAAKAAPAPDLPFEPIVAALHQILAGPWQPTLARGPEGAPLAYAPYPLAHLGGGEPQPSMSAALEAFYAAREQLTSHAQRRAALAVALGETRERLDRQRRQLAEQMQQASTLDRTRWEGEMIYAFLHSIRPGQIELEVEGEKIALNPGLTPVENAQARFRTYDKAKGALAHVPELLAATEARIAGLDERLALLAIADSFDQIEEIAREAEDQDYLKPSGKKRLKLRRQPPLRTTSSDGYTIYVGRSASQNEHVTFHVAAPDDLWLHVRGIPGAHVVIKGGDGVPERTIHEAAALAAYFSSARGEAAADVEVARRKHVRRVPGGPTGLVTYRSERSVRAAPQLPR
- a CDS encoding response regulator, producing MTAKQTVLIIDDDLALQTVLEIALRDAGYEVVLANNGEEGIEKLHTLKPNLVMSDIMMPQLDGVETFQRMKETLQDEGIPVFIMTALSRKPWFADLEADGAVIIQKPFEIDQVLHLVRDLLS